Proteins encoded in a region of the candidate division WOR-3 bacterium genome:
- a CDS encoding cell division protein ZapA has protein sequence MKKGHTNEVLVNIFGNDYRITSEDIDEERIKKIAEIVDKKMRDIHREFPLPSTTKIAVLACLNLVDEFLQKEEHLNKKISELEQRINSLILKIDEAVT, from the coding sequence TTGAAGAAGGGTCATACAAATGAGGTGTTGGTCAATATCTTCGGAAATGACTACAGAATAACATCCGAGGATATTGATGAGGAACGGATTAAGAAGATTGCCGAAATAGTTGATAAAAAAATGAGGGATATTCATCGTGAATTTCCCTTACCGTCAACCACCAAGATCGCAGTTCTTGCCTGTTTGAATCTGGTGGATGAATTTTTGCAAAAAGAAGAACATTTAAATAAAAAAATTTCAGAATTAGAACAGAGGATTAATTCATTAATCCTCAAAATTGACGAGGCTGTTACTTAA
- the pheT gene encoding phenylalanine--tRNA ligase subunit beta translates to MLVSVKWLEEILNTKLELKSLNKVANNLGLEISEQQNLCPGDIVIGKILKIIPHPTLKNLNILDIKTTTHQQIVTSATNVRLNDYIFVVAAGKKFKDQVVGERDFDGVKSNGMLVSEEELGIAEKSTGVIVLDKGKEGAHFSEYFDDLVLDIKVGTNRPDLLSVIGLAREFSIGLGIKFSFKDKNLEQINHTDHSLIKILDTDGCPRYTARIFEDVRVSDSPFSIKWRLYCMGMNAINNVVDITNINMLLYGQPLHPFDLDLLKLPVIIRKAQKNEQFVTLEGTIFKLDENDLVIADKNGPIALAGIIGARSSQITNATKRILLESAYFNPRRIAHTRRKLGIQTEASIRFERGADLSMVDEVSRITGEGFKSSAGAKETNFVSVGKKAGQKIVSFSLGRLNTILSLNLKSEEVKNLLDKCEIKVSGKNQLRAKIPHYRYDLQIEEDIYEEVARIYGYMNIPDVPPARWGVTKIYDKGRNFIKFLKSYMIGLGFSETYNLSLVSSERLENLGYSGFVKLKNPLNERFNALRPTLFLGLLDTVHYNLSKGNYSLKLFEVGNVLLNAEPFEERKLGAIMGGERYPNFWENTNQKLNYYDAKGVVETIFEAMRIKEIEFQHHQIKGFNQSVKIVHSDRELGYLGAIDSEICEREFYYFEISIDRILSLVSEPFYNPPPKFPANIRDLAFLFDENVEVPVVKNFIVRVAGPVLEKVILFDYYKGKNLPEGKKNLGFRLYFKAPDRTLTDEEVDRFINKIINEVTINFKAILRTKETN, encoded by the coding sequence ATGTTAGTGTCAGTTAAATGGCTTGAGGAAATTCTCAATACAAAATTAGAATTGAAATCGCTAAATAAAGTGGCGAATAATCTTGGTTTGGAAATAAGCGAACAACAGAATTTGTGTCCCGGTGATATTGTCATAGGCAAAATCTTGAAGATTATACCCCACCCCACCCTTAAAAATTTGAATATTCTTGATATAAAAACAACAACCCATCAGCAAATAGTCACTTCCGCAACGAATGTTAGATTAAATGACTACATTTTTGTTGTGGCGGCAGGAAAGAAGTTCAAAGACCAGGTCGTTGGTGAAAGAGATTTTGATGGCGTAAAATCAAATGGGATGCTGGTCAGTGAGGAAGAACTTGGTATCGCTGAAAAATCAACAGGGGTTATTGTTTTGGATAAGGGGAAGGAAGGGGCACATTTCAGTGAATATTTTGATGACCTTGTGCTTGATATAAAGGTGGGCACAAATCGTCCTGACCTTTTATCGGTGATTGGACTGGCAAGGGAATTCAGTATTGGTCTCGGGATAAAATTTAGTTTCAAAGACAAAAATCTTGAGCAAATAAACCATACTGACCATTCGCTGATAAAGATACTTGACACTGATGGTTGCCCAAGGTATACAGCAAGGATTTTTGAGGATGTTCGTGTTTCAGATTCACCATTCTCAATTAAATGGCGCCTTTATTGTATGGGTATGAATGCGATAAATAATGTGGTTGATATCACGAACATCAATATGTTGTTATATGGTCAGCCACTCCATCCTTTTGATCTTGATTTGCTTAAATTGCCGGTGATAATTAGGAAGGCACAAAAAAATGAACAATTTGTGACCCTTGAAGGGACGATTTTTAAACTTGATGAAAATGACCTTGTTATTGCTGATAAAAATGGACCGATTGCCCTTGCTGGAATAATCGGGGCGAGGTCTTCCCAAATTACAAATGCAACCAAACGGATTTTGCTTGAGAGTGCATATTTCAATCCGAGAAGAATAGCGCATACAAGAAGAAAACTTGGAATACAGACTGAAGCTTCAATCAGATTTGAAAGGGGTGCGGATTTATCAATGGTTGATGAAGTCTCAAGAATAACCGGTGAAGGGTTCAAAAGTTCTGCTGGGGCAAAAGAGACAAATTTTGTAAGCGTAGGAAAGAAGGCAGGACAAAAGATTGTTTCATTTTCTCTTGGTAGACTTAATACAATACTTTCTTTAAATCTTAAATCCGAGGAGGTAAAAAACCTTCTTGATAAATGTGAGATAAAGGTATCGGGCAAAAATCAGTTGAGGGCAAAGATTCCCCATTATAGATATGACCTCCAGATTGAAGAAGATATCTATGAAGAGGTAGCAAGAATCTATGGTTATATGAATATACCTGATGTCCCACCAGCACGTTGGGGAGTTACAAAAATATATGATAAGGGTAGAAATTTTATAAAATTTCTGAAGTCCTATATGATAGGGCTGGGTTTCAGTGAAACCTATAATCTCTCACTTGTATCCAGCGAAAGACTTGAAAATCTTGGATACAGTGGGTTTGTGAAATTAAAGAACCCGTTGAATGAACGGTTCAATGCATTAAGACCCACTCTATTTCTGGGTCTTCTTGATACAGTCCATTACAATCTTTCAAAGGGTAATTATTCACTTAAACTCTTTGAGGTTGGTAATGTGCTTTTAAATGCCGAGCCATTTGAGGAAAGGAAGCTCGGTGCGATAATGGGTGGTGAACGCTACCCTAATTTCTGGGAAAATACCAATCAGAAACTGAATTACTATGATGCCAAGGGTGTGGTGGAGACGATCTTTGAAGCAATGCGGATAAAAGAAATAGAATTTCAACACCATCAAATAAAAGGGTTCAACCAGTCGGTCAAGATTGTACATTCTGATCGGGAACTTGGTTATTTGGGTGCCATTGATTCAGAAATCTGTGAGCGCGAATTTTATTATTTTGAGATATCAATCGACAGGATACTCTCTCTTGTTAGTGAACCATTCTATAATCCACCTCCAAAGTTCCCCGCGAATATCCGAGACCTCGCATTCCTTTTTGATGAGAACGTAGAAGTGCCGGTGGTAAAGAATTTTATTGTTCGTGTTGCAGGACCGGTATTGGAAAAGGTCATACTTTTTGACTACTATAAGGGGAAAAATCTACCTGAAGGTAAAAAGAATCTTGGTTTCCGACTTTATTTTAAGGCACCGGATAGAACACTTACAGATGAAGAGGTTGATAGATTTATAAACAAAATAATAAATGAAGTAACTATTAACTTCAAAGCAATTTTAAGAACAAAGGAGACAAATTGA
- the pheS gene encoding phenylalanine--tRNA ligase subunit alpha — MEKKLSEVKTTIENELNNIKDAKTLESFRIRFLGRKGILNELIKELVNLPMEERKRFGNEINLLKSQLTEVLNQKQNQFTKVQTPKFDPLLPGRMGYVGHRHPLSLIQDEIESFFENLGFVVASGPEIEYDWYNFEALNIPQDHPARDNFSSLYISDELLLRSHTSPVQIRVMEKIKPPIKIICPGRCYRFDPFDPSHSPVFHQVEVLYVDKGVSFGELKWLLGEFVKHIFGPKTKYELRPSFFPFTEPSGELAISCSVCQGEGCPVCGNTGWLELLGCGMVHPQVLKNVKISPKEYSGYALGMGVERVAIIKYLIDDIRVFYNNDMRFLEQF, encoded by the coding sequence ATGGAAAAGAAGCTTAGTGAAGTTAAAACAACGATTGAAAACGAGTTGAATAATATTAAAGATGCAAAGACCCTTGAGTCATTCAGGATTCGTTTTCTGGGTAGAAAAGGCATTCTTAATGAACTCATAAAAGAGCTCGTGAATCTTCCAATGGAAGAGAGAAAAAGATTTGGTAACGAGATAAATCTTTTAAAATCCCAACTTACAGAAGTTTTAAATCAGAAACAAAATCAATTTACTAAGGTTCAAACACCAAAGTTTGACCCATTGTTGCCGGGTAGAATGGGATATGTAGGACATAGACATCCTCTTTCATTGATCCAGGACGAAATTGAATCTTTCTTTGAAAACCTCGGTTTTGTTGTGGCATCAGGACCTGAGATTGAATACGATTGGTATAATTTTGAGGCGTTGAATATACCACAAGACCATCCGGCACGGGATAATTTTTCAAGTTTATATATTTCTGATGAATTACTTTTAAGGAGTCATACATCGCCGGTTCAAATCCGAGTCATGGAGAAGATAAAACCACCAATAAAAATAATATGTCCGGGAAGATGCTACAGATTTGATCCTTTTGACCCGAGTCACTCACCGGTATTTCATCAAGTTGAGGTGCTTTATGTTGATAAAGGAGTTTCATTTGGTGAGTTGAAATGGTTGCTCGGTGAATTTGTGAAACATATCTTTGGTCCAAAGACAAAATATGAGCTCCGGCCGAGCTTTTTTCCATTTACCGAGCCTTCGGGTGAACTTGCGATAAGCTGCTCAGTATGCCAGGGGGAAGGCTGTCCGGTCTGCGGGAATACGGGCTGGCTTGAACTCTTGGGATGCGGAATGGTTCATCCTCAGGTCTTAAAGAATGTCAAAATCTCACCGAAAGAATATTCCGGTTATGCACTGGGTATGGGTGTTGAGCGCGTGGCGATCATCAAATATCTAATTGATGACATCAGGGTTTTTTATAATAATGATATGAGATTTCTTGAACAATTTTAA
- the rplT gene encoding 50S ribosomal protein L20: MPRVKTGPYTRKRRKKWLKAARGYWGGKHRLYKTARLQVMKAWLSAYRERKKKKRVFRALWITRINAALRQQGLKYSEFINSLKKNNIDIDRKTLAMLAYEHPEEFNSLIEVCKKMK; encoded by the coding sequence ATGCCAAGAGTAAAAACCGGACCTTATACGCGAAAGCGCAGAAAGAAATGGTTGAAGGCAGCCCGTGGTTATTGGGGTGGAAAACACCGCCTTTACAAAACTGCAAGGTTGCAGGTGATGAAGGCGTGGCTCTCTGCTTATAGAGAAAGAAAGAAAAAGAAAAGGGTCTTCAGGGCATTATGGATAACGAGGATAAATGCAGCTTTAAGACAACAGGGGTTGAAGTATTCCGAGTTTATTAACTCGTTAAAGAAGAATAATATAGATATTGACCGCAAGACTTTGGCAATGCTTGCCTACGAACATCCTGAAGAATTTAATTCTTTAATTGAAGTTTGTAAAAAAATGAAATAA
- the rpmI gene encoding 50S ribosomal protein L35, with protein MSKLKSKRGWLKRVKIKKSGKILRWKSGKRHLLTGKTRKRKRRLSKLTPVSKADLKKFKDFK; from the coding sequence ATGAGTAAACTTAAATCAAAAAGGGGTTGGTTAAAAAGGGTAAAGATTAAAAAAAGCGGTAAAATTTTACGTTGGAAATCAGGGAAAAGGCACCTTCTTACCGGAAAAACGCGGAAAAGGAAAAGAAGGCTTTCAAAATTGACCCCTGTATCTAAGGCAGATTTAAAGAAATTTAAAGATTTTAAATAA
- the infC gene encoding translation initiation factor IF-3 has product MIQNKEEKIKNLPKVNNEIKAEKVKLVDENRQYMGIFDIAIALRIARERGFDLVEVSPDAQPPVCRLMDFGKYVYEKKRQERESKKHQHQTQVREMRLSMKISEHDYQVKLNKIKEFLEKGDRVKVKLRLRGRELLHSHLGMNLVERVVNDLKDIAREESPPKQEEQVIIVTLIPQKRRTGNE; this is encoded by the coding sequence GTGATTCAGAACAAGGAGGAGAAGATTAAAAATCTACCAAAGGTTAATAATGAAATAAAGGCAGAAAAGGTAAAACTGGTGGATGAGAACCGCCAATATATGGGCATTTTTGATATTGCAATTGCCCTGCGCATTGCCCGAGAAAGGGGCTTTGACCTGGTTGAGGTTTCTCCAGATGCCCAACCACCGGTTTGCCGTCTGATGGATTTTGGTAAATATGTCTATGAAAAGAAAAGGCAGGAAAGAGAATCAAAAAAACATCAACACCAGACCCAGGTTCGTGAGATGAGATTATCAATGAAGATATCCGAACATGACTATCAGGTGAAGTTGAATAAAATCAAAGAATTTCTGGAAAAAGGTGATAGGGTAAAGGTAAAATTGAGATTAAGGGGAAGGGAATTGCTCCATTCGCACCTGGGTATGAATCTTGTTGAAAGGGTGGTAAATGATTTGAAGGACATAGCCCGTGAAGAATCACCACCCAAACAAGAAGAACAGGTGATAATTGTGACGCTGATTCCTCAAAAAAGGAGAACAGGTAATGAGTAA
- the thrS gene encoding threonine--tRNA ligase: MLKVKLNNSIMEVEPGIKASELIKDDDCIAVRINGELKDLSTVIDQNCEIEPVSFSEPDGQQIFWHSTSHIMAMAVKSLWPDTKLAIGPAIDQGFYYDFDRATPFTNEELAKIEDKMTEIIKENIPFERIVMTKEAVIEFFTRRNENYKVELVREIPDKEISLYRNGEFVDLCRGPHIPRTGLVKAFKLLSVAGAYWRGDSRLPMLSRIYGISFTSQEQLKSYLRKLEEAQKRDHRKLGTELELFSIFEEAGAGLVFWHPKGTIIRKLIEEYWIKQHLKNGYELIMTPHIARSNLWHISGHYEYYRDKMFTLPVENEEYVLKPMNCPGHILIYKSKVRSYKELPIKYAELATVYRNELSGTLHGLLRVRGFTQDDAHIFCRPDQIEEEVVKILQLTLTIFKKFGFEDFQVNLSVRDPKNKEKFMGSDEEWERAENGLISALKKVNLQYKVQIGEAVFYGPKIDINILDAIGRAWQATTVQFDFNLPKRFNIEYMDAKGQHKEVVVIHRALYGSLERFIGTLIEHYAGAFPLWLAPVQVVVMPITDKESTYAKDVYQRCLKHGLRTEFNSKSMKINYRIREAEVKKIPYILVIGQREAEKKTISVRKRGRGDLGEMKLKDFFNLCDSEQGGED, from the coding sequence ATGTTAAAAGTCAAATTGAATAATAGTATAATGGAAGTTGAGCCAGGTATTAAGGCGTCGGAATTGATAAAGGATGATGATTGTATTGCGGTACGCATTAATGGTGAATTGAAGGATTTAAGTACTGTAATTGACCAAAACTGTGAAATTGAGCCAGTCAGTTTTAGTGAACCCGATGGTCAGCAGATATTCTGGCATTCAACTTCTCACATAATGGCAATGGCAGTTAAATCATTGTGGCCAGATACGAAACTTGCGATAGGTCCTGCAATTGACCAGGGGTTTTATTATGATTTTGACCGCGCGACTCCTTTCACGAATGAAGAGCTTGCAAAGATTGAAGATAAAATGACAGAAATCATAAAAGAAAATATTCCATTTGAACGGATTGTGATGACTAAGGAAGCAGTGATTGAATTTTTCACGAGGCGCAACGAAAATTATAAGGTTGAACTTGTTAGAGAAATTCCTGATAAAGAAATAAGCTTGTATCGTAATGGAGAGTTTGTTGATCTCTGCCGGGGTCCGCATATTCCGAGAACCGGATTGGTAAAGGCTTTTAAACTCCTGAGCGTTGCCGGTGCATACTGGCGGGGTGATTCTCGTTTGCCAATGCTTTCAAGAATATACGGTATTTCATTCACTTCCCAGGAACAGTTGAAGAGTTATCTGAGAAAACTTGAAGAGGCACAGAAAAGAGACCACAGAAAATTAGGAACTGAACTTGAACTCTTTTCAATATTTGAAGAGGCAGGTGCAGGGCTTGTGTTCTGGCATCCCAAAGGGACTATTATAAGAAAATTGATTGAAGAATACTGGATAAAACAGCATTTAAAGAACGGTTATGAATTGATAATGACCCCGCATATTGCCCGGAGCAATCTCTGGCATATATCAGGACACTATGAATATTACCGTGATAAAATGTTCACTTTACCGGTTGAGAATGAGGAATATGTGCTTAAACCTATGAACTGCCCCGGCCATATATTAATTTATAAATCAAAGGTCAGGAGTTATAAGGAATTACCAATAAAATATGCGGAACTTGCTACGGTTTATAGAAATGAACTGTCAGGGACACTACATGGACTTTTAAGGGTAAGAGGATTTACTCAAGATGATGCTCATATTTTTTGCCGCCCCGACCAGATTGAAGAGGAAGTTGTAAAAATTCTGCAATTGACCCTTACGATATTCAAAAAATTTGGTTTTGAGGATTTCCAGGTGAATCTTTCGGTGCGCGACCCTAAGAATAAAGAGAAATTTATGGGTTCAGATGAAGAATGGGAGAGGGCAGAGAATGGACTTATCTCAGCGTTGAAGAAGGTAAATCTTCAATATAAGGTCCAGATTGGTGAGGCGGTGTTCTATGGCCCAAAGATTGATATCAACATCCTTGATGCAATTGGGCGTGCCTGGCAGGCTACCACGGTTCAGTTTGATTTCAACCTACCGAAAAGGTTTAACATTGAATATATGGATGCAAAAGGTCAGCATAAAGAAGTTGTTGTGATACACAGGGCATTATATGGTTCTCTTGAAAGATTTATTGGAACATTGATTGAACATTATGCCGGTGCATTCCCGCTATGGCTTGCACCGGTCCAGGTCGTTGTGATGCCGATAACGGATAAAGAATCAACTTACGCAAAAGATGTGTATCAGCGGTGTTTGAAACACGGGCTTAGAACCGAATTTAACAGCAAGTCTATGAAGATAAATTATCGTATAAGAGAGGCAGAGGTCAAAAAGATTCCATATATTCTTGTCATCGGTCAAAGAGAAGCTGAGAAGAAGACCATTTCAGTTAGAAAAAGAGGTCGCGGAGACCTTGGTGAAATGAAATTAAAAGATTTTTTTAATTTATGTGATTCAGAACAAGGAGGAGAAGATTAA
- a CDS encoding NAD(P)/FAD-dependent oxidoreductase codes for MVDICVIGGGPAGLNAGIIAKELGASVLIIDDNPVLGGQLIKQTHKFFGSKEHYCGVRGIDIAKILSEHVYQLGIDVMLNATVIGYYDDDSLGVLKNDELLQVKAKSYVFATGASENMLAFENADLPGVYGAGAVQTMMNVYGVVPGKRALVVGSGNIGLIVPYQLLQAGVEVAAIIEILPKIGGYYVHAAKIKRAGVPILLKHTIIEARGKDCVESAVITEVNDKFECIGGKEQIIDCDMILIAVGLSPLCELLYQAGCDIRYVPDLGGNVPYYNEDLQTSRPHIFVAGDLASIEEASTAMLEGKIAGARAYEYIYGKNNRAEEIVYNAKKELRVIRESPFEQRIVEGHKRLFTS; via the coding sequence ATGGTTGATATTTGCGTAATAGGCGGTGGTCCTGCTGGTCTGAATGCAGGGATTATTGCAAAAGAACTTGGTGCATCAGTATTAATAATAGATGACAATCCCGTCCTCGGGGGTCAGTTAATAAAACAAACCCATAAGTTCTTCGGTTCAAAAGAACATTATTGCGGCGTCAGGGGAATTGATATTGCAAAAATTCTTAGTGAACATGTTTATCAATTAGGTATTGATGTAATGTTAAATGCTACTGTGATTGGATATTATGACGATGATTCATTGGGAGTTTTGAAAAATGATGAATTGCTTCAGGTGAAGGCAAAGAGCTATGTTTTTGCAACTGGTGCGAGTGAGAATATGCTTGCCTTTGAAAATGCCGACCTGCCTGGAGTATATGGTGCCGGAGCAGTTCAGACCATGATGAATGTTTACGGTGTTGTTCCCGGCAAAAGGGCATTGGTCGTTGGCTCGGGTAATATCGGTTTGATTGTTCCTTACCAACTCCTGCAGGCAGGTGTTGAGGTGGCTGCGATAATTGAAATTTTGCCTAAAATCGGTGGTTACTATGTTCATGCTGCGAAGATAAAAAGGGCAGGTGTGCCTATATTACTGAAACATACGATTATTGAGGCAAGGGGAAAGGATTGTGTAGAATCGGCAGTTATTACCGAAGTCAATGATAAATTTGAATGTATTGGGGGGAAAGAGCAAATCATTGATTGTGATATGATTTTGATTGCGGTTGGTTTATCTCCTCTATGTGAACTATTATATCAAGCAGGCTGTGATATAAGATATGTACCTGATCTGGGGGGTAATGTTCCATATTATAATGAGGACCTCCAGACATCAAGGCCGCATATTTTTGTCGCTGGTGACCTCGCCTCAATAGAAGAGGCTTCAACTGCGATGCTTGAAGGGAAGATTGCTGGTGCCCGTGCGTATGAATATATATATGGTAAGAATAATAGGGCGGAGGAGATTGTTTATAATGCAAAAAAAGAATTAAGGGTCATTCGTGAGTCACCCTTTGAACAACGCATAGTTGAGGGGCATAAAAGACTATTTACCTCATAA
- a CDS encoding (2Fe-2S)-binding protein: MEGYITEHPILQFKRGRRVKFYFEDKELEGYEGLPIAAALHAAGIRILRYSEKYNRPRGFFCAVGKCSSCLMEVDGRANVMVCMEPLKEGMRVRRQKGKGRLDG; this comes from the coding sequence ATGGAAGGATATATAACTGAACATCCGATATTACAATTCAAAAGGGGTAGAAGAGTAAAATTTTATTTTGAAGACAAAGAACTTGAAGGATATGAGGGACTCCCGATTGCAGCTGCGCTCCACGCTGCAGGAATAAGAATTTTGAGATACTCAGAGAAATACAACAGACCCAGGGGATTCTTCTGTGCAGTCGGCAAATGTTCTTCTTGTCTTATGGAAGTTGATGGCAGAGCAAATGTAATGGTGTGTATGGAACCTTTAAAAGAAGGAATGCGGGTGAGAAGGCAAAAAGGAAAGGGACGGCTGGATGGTTGA
- the purQ gene encoding phosphoribosylformylglycinamidine synthase I: MKIRTLVVRAAGTNCDLETVYAFELAGAHAERVYIDEIKNKNLLNYKILVFPGGFTYGDDISAGKILANEIKYKLKDKILKFIEKGNLILGICNGFQVLVKAGILPGFDGYFIEQTVSLITNDSERFEDRWVDLKVYPERSVFTRGINKIISLPVAHAEGKFVVKNRQILKKIEEQIVFQYVDEKGRLGGYPYNPNGSVMNIAGIADKTGRILGLMPHPERHISYLQHPLHTRKKLNEKGDGFKIFENAVNYFK, encoded by the coding sequence ATGAAGATTAGAACCCTTGTTGTTCGCGCAGCAGGAACAAATTGCGACCTTGAGACGGTCTATGCATTTGAACTTGCGGGTGCGCATGCAGAACGCGTTTATATAGATGAGATAAAAAACAAAAATCTTTTGAATTACAAAATCCTTGTATTCCCTGGCGGCTTTACCTATGGGGATGATATAAGTGCTGGAAAGATTCTGGCAAATGAGATAAAATATAAACTCAAAGACAAAATCTTAAAGTTTATTGAAAAAGGCAATCTAATTTTAGGTATATGTAACGGCTTCCAGGTGCTTGTAAAGGCAGGTATACTACCCGGTTTTGATGGTTATTTCATTGAACAGACAGTTAGTTTGATTACCAATGATTCTGAAAGGTTTGAGGACCGTTGGGTAGACTTGAAAGTTTACCCGGAGCGTTCGGTATTCACACGAGGCATAAATAAGATAATTTCATTACCTGTTGCCCATGCCGAAGGTAAATTTGTTGTAAAAAACAGGCAAATTCTAAAGAAAATCGAAGAACAGATTGTATTCCAATATGTAGATGAAAAAGGAAGACTCGGTGGCTATCCATATAATCCCAATGGTTCAGTTATGAATATTGCAGGCATTGCTGATAAGACCGGTAGGATACTTGGATTAATGCCCCATCCTGAGCGTCATATTTCTTATTTACAACACCCACTCCATACAAGAAAGAAACTCAACGAAAAGGGCGATGGGTTTAAAATTTTTGAAAATGCAGTGAATTATTTTAAATAA
- a CDS encoding winged helix-turn-helix domain-containing protein: MISDIGFAAGNIWKKLKEEGEMVITRLMRKSGLPINMFYMGLGWLAREDKIKFRRERRTIYVSLKE, from the coding sequence ATGATTTCTGATATCGGTTTTGCTGCGGGCAATATATGGAAGAAACTCAAAGAAGAAGGAGAAATGGTAATAACAAGATTGATGAGAAAGTCGGGTTTGCCGATAAATATGTTTTATATGGGGCTCGGATGGCTGGCGCGTGAAGACAAAATAAAATTCAGACGGGAAAGAAGAACTATTTATGTTTCTTTAAAAGAATGA
- a CDS encoding MBL fold metallo-hydrolase, producing MFIKFYGTRGSIPVSGKNTIKYGGNTTCVYVETNNGESVIIDAGSGIRELGVYLIQNKKSDLHLIFTHYHWDHIQGFPFFAPAYSKNTTISIYGPENEVAAKKALSYQMHIPFFPTIKLTDLPAKFTFKKTKPKFRIGKMTIQVIQNNHPNYTFGLKLTENNKSVVFLTDNELNSPNPRTPYKKFIKFVKGADVLIHDAQYVDENYHTKIGWGHSTFNQVMQLAKDCRVKRVLFTHHDPSSSDDFINNVLEQTRKKFPGYDIDAACTGTEINL from the coding sequence ATGTTTATAAAATTTTATGGAACCCGGGGTTCAATCCCGGTCTCGGGTAAGAATACAATAAAATACGGGGGCAATACGACCTGCGTTTATGTAGAGACGAACAACGGCGAGTCAGTAATTATAGATGCGGGTAGCGGAATCAGAGAACTTGGTGTATATTTAATACAGAATAAAAAAAGCGACCTGCATTTGATTTTTACCCATTATCACTGGGACCATATCCAGGGGTTCCCATTCTTTGCACCGGCATATTCAAAGAATACGACTATAAGTATATATGGACCAGAGAATGAGGTTGCAGCAAAGAAAGCACTTTCTTATCAAATGCATATTCCATTCTTTCCAACTATAAAACTGACAGATTTACCTGCAAAATTTACGTTTAAGAAAACGAAGCCTAAGTTTAGAATTGGAAAAATGACGATACAGGTAATCCAGAACAATCATCCTAATTATACATTCGGTTTAAAACTTACTGAAAATAATAAGAGTGTAGTATTTCTTACTGATAATGAATTAAATTCACCAAATCCGCGCACTCCTTATAAAAAATTTATAAAATTTGTAAAAGGTGCTGATGTATTAATACACGACGCCCAGTATGTTGATGAAAACTATCATACCAAGATTGGTTGGGGACATTCTACATTCAATCAGGTGATGCAATTAGCAAAGGATTGTAGAGTTAAAAGAGTATTATTTACCCATCATGACCCATCAAGCAGTGATGATTTTATCAATAATGTACTGGAACAGACAAGAAAAAAATTCCCGGGATATGATATTGATGCGGCATGCACCGGCACTGAAATTAATCTTTAA
- a CDS encoding polymer-forming cytoskeletal protein, producing MEKEGKIDTIIGRNTVVNGDLKITGSIKIDGTVEGNIVVKDNLFCGNTGFIKGNVTCKSGVIGGKIEGNIQSEELLEFQSGAQMYGDIICKGLIIQSGVFFDGNCRMGQKTKEKD from the coding sequence ATGGAAAAGGAAGGCAAGATTGATACCATAATTGGCAGGAATACCGTGGTGAATGGTGATTTGAAGATTACAGGTTCTATAAAAATAGATGGAACGGTCGAAGGCAATATTGTAGTGAAAGATAATTTATTTTGCGGCAATACTGGATTTATCAAAGGTAATGTAACTTGTAAATCTGGGGTGATCGGTGGTAAGATTGAGGGCAACATACAATCAGAAGAATTGCTTGAATTCCAGAGCGGTGCCCAGATGTATGGCGATATTATCTGTAAGGGTTTGATAATTCAATCCGGCGTATTCTTTGACGGAAATTGCCGGATGGGACAAAAGACAAAGGAAAAAGATTAA